From Vibrio fortis, a single genomic window includes:
- a CDS encoding DMT family transporter, with translation MSYLLPFFTVCIWGANAIVNKMAASVIEPSAMSFFRWFVAMLLLTPFCLPSAIKQWPAIKPNLAKLAFLALLGMVLNQSLGYYAGLTTSASNMALITSLVPLISVFLSVPLLHKSISGLSIVGGVLSLSGLAFMLGKGDPLFFLHQELTQGDGYMLIAACVYASYCVLLKRWKMPVSNWVVIYMQGLFAVAMLTPLWLTSEQLMPSQASLPLIAYAAIAASVLAPWMWVKAIDAIGADSSAMFMNLLPVVAVVLAATWLGETVHDYHFMGGIMVISGVIMAQIKRKQVVKAAIPQQG, from the coding sequence ATGGCGGCGAGTGTTATCGAACCTAGTGCAATGAGTTTTTTCCGTTGGTTTGTCGCCATGCTCCTTCTTACACCTTTTTGTCTGCCGAGCGCCATTAAACAGTGGCCGGCGATTAAGCCTAACCTCGCTAAGCTAGCCTTTCTGGCTTTATTGGGAATGGTGTTGAACCAATCTCTCGGTTACTACGCTGGCCTCACCACCAGCGCGTCAAACATGGCATTGATCACCTCATTGGTACCGTTGATCAGCGTATTTTTAAGTGTTCCACTGCTACACAAGTCGATTTCAGGGCTGAGTATTGTCGGTGGTGTGCTGTCGTTGTCTGGCTTAGCCTTCATGCTAGGTAAAGGCGACCCACTGTTTTTCTTGCACCAAGAACTTACCCAAGGTGATGGCTATATGTTGATTGCAGCCTGCGTCTACGCCTCTTACTGCGTACTACTTAAACGTTGGAAGATGCCTGTAAGCAACTGGGTAGTGATCTACATGCAGGGCCTATTTGCAGTCGCGATGTTAACACCATTATGGTTGACCAGTGAGCAACTGATGCCTTCTCAAGCGTCACTGCCACTCATCGCTTATGCCGCAATCGCTGCGTCGGTATTGGCACCTTGGATGTGGGTAAAAGCTATCGACGCAATTGGAGCCGACTCTAGTGCTATGTTTATGAACCTACTACCAGTTGTTGCCGTCGTTCTCGCAGCAACTTGGCTTGGCGAGACAGTACATGACTACCACTTCATGGGCGGCATCATGGTTATCTCTGGGGTGATCATGGCGCAAATCAAAAGGAAGCAAGTGGTCAAAGCGGCTATTCCTCAGCAGGGTTAG